In Saprospiraceae bacterium, the sequence GTTCATGGAACAGCCATTGTTGGGTGGGCGGACCTGGCGGAGGTTAATAAGGATATTATTTATAAAAACTAATACTTAACACAAGCCTGATTGGAGATCCGTTCAATCAGGCTTTTTTAATTTTAACCTCTTAAATCAAACAAGAAGCAGCTTAAAAAAGCCCCCCGGTTTATCTTGCAGTCCAACCCCCATCTACAGTAAGCATCGACCCTACCATATAACTTCCGGCATCACTCGCCAATAAGAGGGCAGCACCTTGAATCTCTTCGAGTCTGGCCCACCGACCAAGAGCAGTAGCACCAACCACAAATTTTTTGCCATCATCGGTATCTGCGATCGGGAGGTTCATATCTGTGAGGAAAGGCCCCGGACAAATGGCATTGACATTGATATTGAACGGTGCAAGTTCTAAAGCAAGGGCTCTGGTCATCTGGACCACTGCTCCTTTGCTGGAGGTATAGGGTGTACGATTGCTCAGTCCTACCAGGCCAAGGGTACTGGCCAGGTTGATTATTTTACCAGAACCTTGCGACTTCATGGTAGGCACGACGGCTTTGCTTGCCAGCCAGGTACCATTGACATTGACTTCCATCACCTTATTAAAATCTTCATATGATAATTCATCGATGGCCCCCCTGATATTAATGCCCGCACTATTGATGAGGATATCGATTTGACCAAAAAGATCCAATGCATAAGCAGCCATGCTTTTTGTCTGTTCAGGAAGCGTGATGTCAGTATTAAAAGCTTCAGCCTTTATATTAAATTGTGCAGCGAGTGCCCGGGCAGCTGCCTCCCCTTCCTCCGCATTACGATTCACTAATAAGATAGAAGCTCCTGCTGAAGCTAACGCAGCTGCCATAGCCAGGCCCAACCCTTTGGATCCTCCTGTGATGATGGCGACCCTGCCGGTCAGGTCAAATAATTTTACGCCGGGTAGATTGATACTGGAATGTAGGTTCATACGATTATATATTTTTATTTGAGGCCAAGACGAGAAGTGCTGTATTCGAAACTAGACACTACATTTTTTTCTTCTACGGCCAGTTTATCTTCGGCACTGAGTTGGGAAACAGTTGGTAGTGCGGGTTTGAATTTGCGCTGTCTCACCATTCGAAGATTAGCAGCAAGCGCTCTTCCTGACCCATCACCAAAAGTAGACCAATAGTCTTCTTTTAAGCAAGGTATTTGCAGTGGGTCTCGAGTGATCATCTCGAGATTAAAC encodes:
- a CDS encoding SDR family oxidoreductase — protein: MNLHSSINLPGVKLFDLTGRVAIITGGSKGLGLAMAAALASAGASILLVNRNAEEGEAAARALAAQFNIKAEAFNTDITLPEQTKSMAAYALDLFGQIDILINSAGINIRGAIDELSYEDFNKVMEVNVNGTWLASKAVVPTMKSQGSGKIINLASTLGLVGLSNRTPYTSSKGAVVQMTRALALELAPFNINVNAICPGPFLTDMNLPIADTDDGKKFVVGATALGRWARLEEIQGAALLLASDAGSYMVGSMLTVDGGWTAR